In Arthrobacter sp. B3I4, the following proteins share a genomic window:
- a CDS encoding DNA methyltransferase: MSEYTEFLKAKADFERDYGQPVPATAVNPILKDHQRDIVRWAVEGGRRAIFAAFGMGKSIMQLETLRLTLAHAGGRALIVAPLGVRGEFIRDGRKLDIDVRFIRRAEDIDGDGIYITNYETVRDGKLDVNEFTAVSLDEAGVLRSFGSKTYQTFLSLFADVAYRFVATATPSPNRYKELIHYAGFLGVMDTGQALTRWFQRDSTQANNLTLYPHKREEFFMWLNSWSIFLQKPSDLGYSDEGYDLPPLAIDWVEVPVDHTTAGVDRDGQARLFRGGAKDLQGVAKEKRDSLPARIAKLMEMVAAHHASDDGQIILWCDLNAEQDAIEAALKAAGISYSSVHGSLDTDEAERRLDQWRDKETYALIGKPVMLGQGLNLQQANVAVFAGVTYKFNDTIQACHRIQRFGQTRPCTAHLIHAESEGEVVTALKDKWAQHRELTSTMTDIIKQYGLSRNSITEALTRTMGVERIETFGEGWTLANNDCVDETTHHMAENSVDMIVTSIPFSNHYEYTPDYSDFGHTDDNDHFWAQMDFLTPQLLKVLKPGRIYACHVKDRINFGNVTGAGIPTVSPFHAEALFHGVKHGFDYMGMITVVTDVVRENNQTYRLGYTEMRKDGTKMGVGSPEYILLFHKPQTDRSKGYADDRVVKSVDDYSLARWQVDAHANWRSSGNRHLTPDELAGLPVEQRSRLFTEQTLTEVYDYETHVRIGEALQGKGALPATFMSLMPGSWAPDVWHDVNRMLTLNGEQKRRNVQMHVCPLQFDIVDRLIERYTNPGDLVFDPFGGLGTVPLRALKLGRQGRSSELNPGYFLDSVKYLEAEERKQDMPTLFDLATVEDNTFKAAV; the protein is encoded by the coding sequence ATGAGCGAGTACACCGAGTTCTTGAAGGCGAAGGCCGACTTCGAACGTGACTATGGCCAGCCTGTCCCGGCGACGGCCGTTAACCCCATCCTGAAAGACCACCAGCGGGACATTGTCCGCTGGGCGGTCGAAGGCGGGCGGCGGGCGATCTTCGCCGCGTTCGGCATGGGCAAGTCCATAATGCAGCTGGAGACGCTGCGGCTCACCCTCGCGCACGCCGGCGGCCGGGCCCTGATCGTCGCGCCCCTCGGGGTCCGCGGCGAGTTCATCCGCGACGGCCGCAAACTCGACATCGACGTGCGCTTCATCCGCCGGGCTGAGGACATCGACGGCGACGGCATCTACATCACCAACTACGAGACCGTCCGCGACGGGAAACTCGACGTCAACGAGTTCACCGCGGTCAGCCTCGACGAGGCCGGGGTGTTGCGCAGCTTCGGCTCCAAGACCTACCAGACCTTCCTCAGCCTCTTCGCCGACGTCGCCTACCGGTTCGTGGCCACTGCGACCCCGTCACCCAACCGGTACAAGGAGCTCATCCACTACGCCGGGTTCCTCGGCGTCATGGACACCGGCCAGGCGCTCACCCGGTGGTTCCAGCGCGACTCCACGCAGGCGAACAACCTCACGCTTTACCCGCACAAACGGGAAGAGTTCTTCATGTGGCTGAACTCGTGGTCGATCTTCCTGCAAAAGCCCTCCGACCTCGGCTACTCCGACGAAGGCTACGATCTGCCGCCGCTGGCCATCGACTGGGTAGAGGTCCCCGTGGACCACACGACGGCCGGAGTCGATCGCGACGGGCAGGCGCGGCTCTTCCGCGGCGGCGCCAAAGACCTGCAGGGGGTGGCCAAGGAGAAACGTGACAGCCTCCCCGCCCGGATCGCGAAGCTCATGGAAATGGTCGCCGCGCACCATGCGAGCGACGACGGCCAGATCATCCTCTGGTGCGACCTCAACGCCGAACAGGACGCGATCGAGGCGGCCCTCAAAGCCGCCGGCATCAGCTACTCCAGTGTCCACGGCTCGCTCGACACCGATGAGGCCGAGCGGCGCCTCGACCAGTGGCGGGACAAGGAGACCTACGCCCTCATCGGGAAGCCTGTGATGCTCGGCCAGGGCCTGAACCTGCAGCAGGCCAACGTCGCCGTCTTCGCCGGCGTCACCTACAAGTTCAACGACACCATCCAGGCCTGCCACCGCATCCAACGCTTCGGCCAGACCCGCCCCTGCACCGCGCACCTCATCCACGCCGAATCCGAAGGCGAAGTCGTCACCGCCCTGAAAGACAAATGGGCGCAACACAGAGAGCTGACCTCCACCATGACCGACATCATCAAGCAGTACGGCCTCTCCCGGAACTCGATCACCGAAGCACTGACCCGCACCATGGGCGTCGAACGCATCGAAACTTTCGGCGAAGGCTGGACCCTGGCCAACAACGACTGCGTGGACGAAACCACCCACCACATGGCCGAGAACAGTGTCGACATGATCGTCACATCCATCCCGTTCTCCAACCACTACGAGTACACGCCCGACTACAGCGACTTCGGGCACACCGACGACAACGACCACTTCTGGGCGCAGATGGACTTCCTCACCCCGCAGCTGCTGAAGGTCCTCAAGCCTGGCCGGATCTACGCCTGCCACGTCAAGGACCGGATCAACTTCGGCAACGTCACCGGCGCTGGCATCCCCACGGTCTCCCCGTTCCATGCCGAGGCGCTCTTCCACGGGGTAAAGCACGGCTTCGACTACATGGGGATGATCACCGTCGTCACCGACGTCGTCCGCGAAAACAACCAGACCTACCGCCTCGGCTACACGGAGATGCGGAAGGACGGCACGAAGATGGGCGTCGGCTCCCCCGAGTACATCCTGCTCTTCCACAAGCCCCAGACAGACCGGTCGAAGGGGTACGCGGACGACCGGGTGGTGAAGTCCGTTGACGACTACTCGCTGGCACGGTGGCAGGTCGACGCACACGCGAACTGGCGCTCCAGCGGCAACCGGCACCTCACCCCTGACGAGCTCGCAGGCCTGCCCGTCGAGCAGCGCTCTAGGCTGTTCACGGAGCAGACCCTGACCGAGGTCTACGACTACGAAACCCACGTCCGGATTGGCGAGGCGCTGCAGGGCAAGGGCGCGCTCCCGGCCACGTTCATGTCCCTCATGCCCGGGTCCTGGGCGCCGGATGTCTGGCACGACGTGAACCGGATGCTCACCCTCAACGGCGAGCAGAAACGCCGCAACGTCCAGATGCACGTCTGCCCGCTCCAGTTCGACATCGTCGACCGGCTCATCGAGCGGTACACCAACCCCGGAGACCTCGTGTTCGACCCCTTCGGCGGCCTCGGAACCGTCCCGCTCCGGGCCCTGAAGCTCGGCCGGCAGGGCCGGTCGAGCGAACTGAACCCCGGATACTTCCTCGACTCCGTCAAATACCTCGAAGCCGAAGAACGGAAGCAGGACATGCCCACCCTGTTCGACCTGGCCACAGTGGAAGACAACACCTTCAAGGCCGCCGTTTAG
- a CDS encoding DNA cytosine methyltransferase: MSLTMTDMFCGAGGSSTGATSLPGITVKTALNHWDKALESHNANHPDTIHVQADIKETDPRYIGHSDILWASPECTNHSVAKGRKRITNQPDLFGDALPDEAADRSRATMWDVPRFAEVHKYRAIITENVVDAAKWVMFDAWLMAMKSLGYEHRIQYLNSMHAQHGGLPAPQSRDRMYVLFWLKGNKAPDVEKYFRPKAYCSSCDEIVDALQVFKKTEQWGRYRAQYVYRCPKAACRNQVVEPGWLPASHAIDWSLRGERIGDRKRPLADKTLARIRAGLAKYGNQRLAIDSVRGSQILTPVDREAFATQTTSYTRGLLTPLIVNNLSGSDNTRTATVGDPLRTLVAGGLHESLLIPVEGREGKQAQAVHEAMRTQTTRNETGVLTAPRDHMLMEYYGNGQMHPTSKAIPTITTHDRFAMITTLRGTNAPKDVGQPLDTFAANGLHHGLAEWKVPDIDNCEFRMLEPHEIKAGMAFPKEYIMLGNKREQVKMAGNAVTPPAARDLVACMAETLVAS, translated from the coding sequence ATGAGCCTCACCATGACTGACATGTTCTGCGGCGCCGGCGGCAGTTCCACCGGAGCGACGTCGCTCCCAGGGATCACCGTCAAGACCGCCCTCAACCACTGGGACAAGGCACTGGAGTCCCACAACGCGAACCACCCGGACACCATCCACGTCCAGGCCGACATCAAAGAAACCGACCCCCGCTACATCGGCCACTCAGACATCCTCTGGGCCTCCCCCGAATGCACCAACCACTCCGTGGCCAAGGGCCGGAAGCGCATCACCAACCAGCCCGACCTGTTCGGCGACGCCCTGCCCGACGAGGCCGCCGACCGATCCCGCGCCACCATGTGGGATGTCCCCCGGTTCGCCGAAGTCCACAAGTACCGGGCCATCATCACCGAGAACGTTGTAGACGCCGCCAAATGGGTCATGTTCGACGCCTGGCTGATGGCCATGAAGTCACTCGGCTACGAACACCGCATCCAGTACCTCAACTCCATGCACGCCCAGCACGGCGGCCTCCCCGCACCCCAGTCCAGGGACCGCATGTACGTGCTCTTCTGGCTCAAAGGCAACAAGGCGCCGGACGTGGAAAAGTACTTCCGGCCCAAGGCCTACTGCTCGAGCTGCGACGAGATCGTGGACGCGCTGCAGGTGTTCAAGAAGACGGAGCAGTGGGGACGCTACCGGGCCCAGTACGTCTACCGCTGCCCGAAGGCCGCCTGCCGTAACCAGGTTGTCGAGCCGGGCTGGCTGCCGGCCTCCCACGCGATCGACTGGTCACTGCGCGGCGAGCGCATCGGGGACCGAAAGCGCCCCCTCGCCGACAAGACTCTGGCGCGGATCCGGGCCGGGCTCGCTAAGTACGGCAACCAGCGCCTGGCCATCGACTCCGTGCGAGGCTCGCAGATCCTGACACCGGTCGATCGTGAAGCGTTCGCCACGCAGACGACGAGCTACACGCGGGGGCTCCTGACCCCACTCATCGTGAACAACCTGAGCGGATCGGACAACACCCGCACGGCCACCGTCGGCGATCCCCTCCGGACCCTCGTGGCCGGCGGCCTGCACGAGTCGCTGCTCATTCCCGTGGAGGGCCGCGAAGGGAAACAGGCTCAGGCCGTTCACGAGGCGATGCGGACCCAGACCACCCGCAACGAGACCGGGGTCCTCACGGCGCCACGGGACCACATGCTCATGGAGTACTACGGCAACGGTCAAATGCACCCCACCTCCAAGGCAATCCCGACCATCACCACGCATGACCGGTTCGCGATGATCACCACCCTCCGCGGCACCAACGCACCCAAGGACGTCGGGCAGCCGCTCGACACGTTCGCCGCCAACGGGCTCCACCACGGCCTGGCCGAATGGAAAGTCCCCGACATCGACAACTGCGAGTTCCGGATGCTCGAACCCCACGAAATCAAGGCAGGCATGGCCTTCCCGAAGGAATACATCATGCTCGGCAACAAACGCGAACAGGTCAAGATGGCCGGCAACGCCGTCACACCCCCGGCCGCCCGTGACCTCGTAGCCTGCATGGCGGAAACGCTGGTGGCCTCATGA